CGCCGTGCGCGTCGGCATGCCGCCGCCATCACCTCGGCCGCGGCCGGCGACCAGCCGCCGGGGCCGCGCAGCGTGGGCACCGCGCCGGAGTCCTCGACGCTGCTCTGCCAGCGCAGCCCGTAGCCGATGCTGCGCTGCACGAGGTAGCCGAGGAGCCGGGCCACCGCACGAGGGTCCCCGATCGCGGCCCGTACTTCGGGGTCCGACTCGAGCAGGGCGTGCAGGAGGTGGGCGGTGTCGATCTGGCGGTCGCCGTCGCGCACCGCCCGGCGGCGTGCGGCAGCGACGACGGACGCCAGGTCGTCGGTGAGCTGCGCGTCGGGATCGCTGTGGCGCGGGCCGGGCACGGCGGCCGGCGGCCGGCACTGGGTGGGTGGCACATCCCCCACCCCATCAACTTCGGCACCCCACGTCATCCCCAGCCGGCAGCATCAACGGATCCCACGCAGGGTGGGTACCACCCCGCGCGCCTCCTCCTTACGGATGACACGGCCCCGCATTTCCCCCGGGCAGAGGAGAACACGAAACGGCGCCCCGCGGACCGTGGTCCACGGAGCGCCGTCCATGCCTGCGGAGCTCGGAGCGCCGTCAGGTCCGGGGCGTCGCTGTCAGTCCTCGTCGGCGAGGATCAGGTACAGCTTCTTGCGCGCCTCGTTGATGACCGTCAGGGCCTTCTCGCGCTGCTCCTTGTTCCCGGTCTTCCAGACCTGGCCGAACGCCTCCATGAGGCCGAACCCGGCCTGCCGGATCTCGTTCAGCGACTCCCAGTCGACCCCGCGCGAGGCCTCCTCCCAGGGCGCCTCGGAGCCCTCGTCGGCGGCGGCGCGGCCCTGTTCGGTGAGCGAGAACAGCTTCTTGCCGCCCTCGGTCTCACTGACGATCAAGCCTTCGTCCTCCAGCAGCTGGAGGGTCGGGTAGAC
The DNA window shown above is from Streptomyces sp. NBC_00670 and carries:
- a CDS encoding Clp protease N-terminal domain-containing protein; this translates as MPPTQCRPPAAVPGPRHSDPDAQLTDDLASVVAAARRRAVRDGDRQIDTAHLLHALLESDPEVRAAIGDPRAVARLLGYLVQRSIGYGLRWQSSVEDSGAVPTLRGPGGWSPAAAEVMAAACRRARRGRRGATRGMDVLAAVAADPGSRAVEVLRRVGIDPAVLLGRIALTEYVTRD